The following are encoded in a window of Struthio camelus isolate bStrCam1 chromosome Z, bStrCam1.hap1, whole genome shotgun sequence genomic DNA:
- the TAL2 gene encoding T-cell acute lymphocytic leukemia protein 2 translates to MGWARTQITAFPEKFPEITITYDHSVSARCSLRTRAEGPAESRLAPAMSHGAWTSCEQPPRSTLRMTRKIFTNTRERWRQQNVNSAFARLRKLIPTHPPDKKLSKNETLRLAMRYINFLVKVLGEPGLQQTGVAARGSILGFFQQAPHLQNVEELSLIENCGIPSPGISSNIAECWSEMSSP, encoded by the exons ATGGGCTGGGCAAGGACCCAGATCACTGCTTTCCCAGAGAAGTTTCCTGAAATAACCATAACGTATGACCACAGTGTGTCAGCTCGCTGCTCACTGAGGACCCGTGCTGAAGGTCCAGCTGAGTCTCGCTTAGCTCCAGCTATGAGCCACGGAGCCTGGACCAGCTGCGAGCAGCCTCCAAGAAG cacTTTGAGGATGACAAGGAAGATCTTCACCAACACCAGGGAGCGATGGAGGCAGCAAAATGTCAACAGCGCTTTCGCCAGGCTGAGAAAACTCATTCCCACCCACCCTCCAGACAAAAAACTGAGCAAGAACGAGACACTCCGGTTAGCTATGAGATACATCAACTTTCTTGTCAAGGTGCTGGGGGAGCCAGGCCTGCAGCAGACAGGAGTGGCAGCACGTGGCAGCATCCTGGGGTTTTTCCAACAAGCCCCTCACTTACAAAATGTGGAGGAACTGTCTCTGATTGAGAACTGTGGCATCCCATCTCCTGGCATTAGCAGCAACATTGCAGAGTGTTGGTCAGAGATGTCATCTCCCTAG